In Archangium violaceum, the following are encoded in one genomic region:
- a CDS encoding phospholipase D-like domain-containing protein, with protein sequence MRVSKSRGGLTVRAIAGTHNLLLGIDLEEELRKGCLGFSIQRARLDPKRKTPTAWRWLPNRLRFPNDKSTGAITSEHSPVQKFRWGDYTVEPGTTYRYRVIARYGRWDALTSGATVELDVTTEDPSSERTAVFFNRGAAASQAYNDTFGDVDPDEMEPRERRKALTWLSRGLEEALLAFMARARGKGYALHVAIYEFQKPELLAGLVEAAKRGVEVKVAYHYRKASKEDTTWAKNEKAVAASMLVQSGAQVHQRKENPQSAISHNKFLVLLHKGKPRAVWTGSTNWTEGAIYGQLNVGHALYDEGVADTYERYFQLLFADAKAEVLKAAARKLSPVLDQKVLPPGPGAWPILSPQSNDDMLKLYAALCEQASHVMVCAPFALAQPIRDALSDENEADSILRYLLVDKEGSLGKPEEVQLIKGDPSNSLGVAVTLKSPLHDFQQRLLMSSESFHHSGIHIHSKIIAVNPLGDDPILITGSANYSNNSTRRNDENSVLIRGDLAVADIYATEFMRMFEHYHFRGSVAKENAKRAEAGKRPVDKPISLRADDTWSDSRYVPGSHEALARQLFAGTGPEPTPLEREREHPRHAGP encoded by the coding sequence TGCGCAAGGGGTGTCTCGGGTTCTCCATCCAGCGGGCCCGGTTGGACCCGAAGCGGAAGACCCCGACGGCCTGGCGGTGGTTGCCCAACCGCCTGCGGTTCCCGAATGACAAGAGCACCGGCGCCATCACCAGCGAGCACTCCCCCGTGCAGAAGTTCCGTTGGGGGGACTACACCGTCGAGCCGGGGACGACGTACCGCTACCGGGTGATCGCCCGCTATGGCCGCTGGGATGCGCTGACGTCGGGCGCGACGGTGGAGTTGGACGTGACGACGGAGGACCCCTCCTCGGAGCGCACCGCCGTCTTCTTCAACCGGGGCGCGGCCGCCAGTCAGGCCTACAACGACACGTTCGGCGACGTGGATCCGGACGAGATGGAGCCCCGGGAGCGGCGCAAGGCCCTGACGTGGCTGTCGCGCGGCCTCGAGGAGGCGCTGCTGGCGTTCATGGCCCGGGCGCGAGGCAAGGGATATGCCCTCCATGTCGCCATCTACGAGTTCCAGAAGCCGGAGTTGCTGGCGGGGCTGGTGGAGGCGGCCAAGCGCGGCGTCGAGGTGAAGGTCGCCTACCACTATCGCAAGGCCTCCAAGGAGGACACCACCTGGGCGAAGAACGAGAAGGCGGTCGCCGCGAGCATGCTCGTCCAGAGTGGAGCGCAGGTCCACCAGCGCAAGGAGAATCCCCAGAGCGCCATCAGCCACAACAAGTTCCTGGTGCTCCTCCACAAGGGCAAGCCCCGTGCCGTCTGGACGGGCTCCACCAACTGGACCGAGGGGGCCATCTATGGACAGCTCAACGTGGGGCACGCCCTGTACGACGAAGGGGTCGCGGACACCTACGAGCGGTACTTCCAGCTCCTCTTCGCGGATGCGAAGGCCGAGGTGCTCAAGGCCGCCGCTCGCAAGCTTTCCCCCGTGCTGGACCAGAAGGTGCTTCCCCCAGGTCCCGGCGCGTGGCCCATCCTCTCGCCGCAGTCCAATGACGACATGCTCAAGCTGTACGCGGCCCTCTGCGAGCAGGCCAGTCACGTGATGGTGTGCGCCCCGTTCGCGCTCGCCCAGCCCATACGGGACGCCTTGTCCGACGAGAACGAGGCGGACTCCATCCTGCGCTACCTGCTGGTGGACAAGGAGGGCAGCCTGGGCAAGCCCGAGGAGGTCCAGCTCATCAAGGGCGATCCCTCCAATTCGCTGGGCGTGGCCGTCACCCTCAAGTCCCCGCTCCACGACTTCCAGCAGCGGCTCCTCATGAGTTCGGAGAGCTTCCACCACTCCGGCATCCACATCCACTCGAAGATCATCGCCGTGAATCCGCTCGGGGACGATCCCATCCTCATCACCGGCTCGGCCAACTACTCGAACAACTCCACCCGGCGTAACGACGAGAACAGCGTCCTCATCCGAGGCGACCTGGCGGTCGCGGACATCTACGCCACGGAGTTCATGCGGATGTTCGAGCACTACCACTTCCGCGGTTCCGTCGCGAAGGAGAACGCGAAGCGGGCCGAGGCCGGCAAGAGGCCCGTGGACAAGCCGATCTCCTTGAGGGCGGACGACACCTGGTCGGACTCGCGCTACGTCCCGGGCAGTCACGAGGCGCTCGCCCGCCAGCTCTTCGCGGGCACCGGGCCGGAGCCCACTCCCTTGGAGCGCGAGCGCGAGCACCCCCGCCACGCCGGCCCGTAG